GCTCACCGATGACTGCTTTTAATTCGCCCGCCCCGCTACcatccgttttctttttttcaacgtgattattttcagctttttttttttttttttttttgagagagaATCGTTGTATGTTTTAGTGGCGACGGCGAAGCGTCAGGACTAGGTCTCTATCATTTCGATGAGAGATGATGATATCTACAAGGTCGTAAGATGAGAGTGAGTGAGCGAGAAAGAGACTCTACATTCGTGGTTGTGTTTTACCACCCGACAGCGGATTCGACGACTTGGCAGTCTCCACCAGTCACCCAAACGAAAGGCCCAAGGTCGGATGACGGAATGGAGCTGGGCAGCTGAGAAAAATCAAGGACCCTCACACCCCTCACTCTAGAACGTTAGTTTTAGCTGCACGATGCCTTATATGGTGCTCACGAAGACTCTACAACTTACTCATTTTCTCCTTGTTGTCCAGGACGATGTGATGGAGATGCAAATGAGATGACCATCTCGTACTGCGTTACGTCATCCATCAGTCAGTATGTCAAAACCATCAAACTCGTAGTTTCGTTGCGCTAGCTGCGAGAATTTCGTTTTCGGGTCTGGCAAAATACCTTcgataatttttctttcccttttgcATATTGACATTGCCTCACGACATTCCATGGCCGCCACGCTTTATCTGTTTAGTTGTAACTGGAATCCATGGTCACTTGTGTGTGTTACTACTATTACTGTTCATCCATCGAGAGAGTTAGAACCGCAAAGACCGGACCACAACGCTCACACAACCGTTTCTAGGAAACAGATTCTAAACCTTATTCCGCTTTACCGATATATACTTTGCCGAATTTTGAGCGCTTCCGGATACTACTACTGGTACACTTAGTAGTATTCGGTTTCTATTGTCGGCTAAACAGCTTTAGACGTTGGAATTTCCtgtgccgtttttttttccactctagttccttattttttttttctttagatattTGTTTATAGTTTTGCCTTGTAGGACGTGAACTTGGCCATGTTAGTTTCCGAAATATGCTTATTTATGTGGGTAGCCTGTTTGCGTGTCTGTGTTGTGTGCTGATTTGCCCGAAACCGATCCATACCGGCACTCCATCTGCGCCCTTGATTATATACCAGTAAGGTCAGACGAGAGCCTTGAAGACAGGAATTCATTTACGTCTCCAGGTTGATTGcgtaaatgtaaaatttttttttcttttgtaatttagttcttttcatttttttttttttttttcgttcagctattttttctttcgcggTCACAAAGACAAATTTCTTGCTCAATGTCTTGACTTATTTTGGGGATGCTGTGGCTATATGCAGTATATAGTAATAGTACGTAGTGAGTCCACGTGGAAAATTGGATAAAAGCGGCATCGTCAATCCCCTGGCATTTTTTATGCGTCTGTTAGAACGGCCGGATCGCAGGCCAAAGCCGTCGAGAGGTCATTGACTTGtgtgccttctttttttcttttttctttttttttttgtagctcaccattattattgttattttctttttgttgttgaaaaagcCGGGCGCGGAAAATTCGAGAAATGGCTGCAAcatcaaaaaaagaacaagaaaattttacaaaaaaataaaaatcataataataaaattgaaaagattGTGCCGAAACGTGCGCCAGAGTGCATTGGCCACGAACGAAATAGTAACCAGCTAACCCAGTGGCCCTTTCGCTTCACGCTAGTAATCAGAAAGCTCCTTTGTTGTggttccttctttctttctctttctccttttccttcttctttttcataccGAGATGTTGTTGTGTTCTTGGCTATGGGCTATAGGACTTTTGATGCTCTTAACATAACGGGATCTAACAGACCCGtaagagtgtgtgtgtgtgtgtgtgtgtgtatctctCATGAACGGCCGGCCTCACGAGATGCGCAGACACCGTTAGATCGCCGCGTTCGAGGGATTGGAAAAGGGTGGAGTTTCGCCCTTTTCTAAATGCCGCCCAGGCGGAGGCAGGGCATGCAGGCGGGCAACCGGCTGGGTGAACGGGTCAATGCTATTAAAATAAGATTGAAACGATTCAACCGTTCCGGACAGTCTTTGTCTTATGGGTGTGCGTTGGttctggggggggggaggggtagGAGGAGGAGAAATTACGGTCTTCGTGTCACAAGTGATTCAATCAACAACGGACTCATGATGAGGGTGACGTGACGGAGCAATGAACGAACATCGTGACGTCAGCCGCTCTTCGTTcgcctttattttattttttgtaatcTTGTTGTTTTCGTGTTATTTGGGTTTTTCGTCTGCACGTTGTTATTGCCGCACCTTTTACGAAGGCAAACTTATTTTGAAATGGGAGAAATAGAAAACTGGTACGGCCAACTGCGTCGACAACGTGCACTTGTTTTGTAGCGAATTCAAGATTCCGTCATAACACAGACAGCATAGCAGTAGACGCACTACGTGAGACTCCCTCGGGATAAAAGATAGCTTTAGAATGGCGCAACAGCTGCGGAAAAAAACCTACCTACTACAACTACTCCTCTATACGTCCCGACGCCCAAGAAAATAGAACATCGTCGTGTGGACGGAGAAGAATTTGCGTCGGAGCTTAAAGCAACAGAAATAACGCGCAGCTCTTTTATTCGttcgttttaatttttttcaatagggGACGAGGTTATGAATCATTTGCATTCTTCGACGACACTTTATTGAGTATGCATGTGTTGATTTTTTCCAGGTTGGTTAAGTCTGTGAGACCAAGGAGGCAATCGTTTTATTCTCCTGCATTTCAACCTTGGCTCTGCTTAcgtttgtagctcaaagtgtCCATATTCTCGGACACGTCTCAGGTGTAGTATAGAAACCAAAGTCCATCGTATACGGGAAGGTATGTTTTCGACGTAATGTTTTTGGGTTTTTAGAGGGGGGTCTTGTGTAATGGTAATCAAGAAAAGCAAGCTCCTGCAGAGGCTGTACGAGCTCGACGGTGAGAAACCTAATCTTTTTGGCTGGTTTTGTGCATTGTATACAGCGCGTCCCTGAAGAAAAGCGGGTCATTGCCAATGAAGTACGCCTCTTTTCAAGGCCGGGGACGACCCCCCAAGGCCGaggttttttgggggggatcCATCATACGCGCCAGTCTAGTCGGCCGCGGCTATAGCAACGGCGGGACTGGTGAACgatttattctttctttcttctctttttcgatttttttttttctctcttgagTCTATGCTGTACGGCTTCTAACCGCCGTGCTGCAGCGCTGGCGCACTGCGGCCGGGCTTCCGTTTGACCTTGTCGGCTGTTGTTTCTCTCTCGCTCCTGCCTCCCCTTTCTTCCCCCTATTACCTCCCACCCCACCACCACCGTCCGTAGCCCGCCCCCTCCTCACCAAACATTACACCCTCCCCCTTGCGCCGGCCCTGGACAGACTAGTCAAAGGCAACTCTAAAGGAAGGTGCGGGTCCACCTGAACTGCTCAGTTCTCCGCCGAACCTCCATTCACGTAGACGCAACAGGAGCTCTCCGATCCTCCTTTTTCCCTCTACTTCCATTCCGATCTTTGGTACATCAGCGCCACCGtgctatttttaattattcgcTCATTCTCTCGCGAGGAAGTCTCTTTCCTAATCCCCACACTCGATCTATTGTTTTACCGTGAATCTCGTTGATTACTTTTCTAATCTTCAACATGTCACCAACTTGCTCCAAGTTGTGCAACTGCTGGCTCTGCCGCACTCGCAGTTAATCtcttaaaaaaacacattcgCTCTTGCAATCTGGTAAGCATCTACTGTGGCATTACAATCGTTAATTTGTGCAATTTCTACAATCGTTAATTTGTGCAATTTCTTAACTTTCCGTTAGTTGCGAGGATCCGTGTCTTTTCCTTTACAGTTGTTTTTTCGAGCGCTCGAGACATTAAAATTCTAACCAGTTTTGTtgtctatttttctttatttccgtGATAGAATTGTTGATTCAGATGGTGAATTCCTGCTGGTCGAAGCTGCCGATAGTCTTCCGCGTTGGGCCAACCCAGAAACTTGCATCAATCGGGTAAGCCATTACTAGCACAacattgttcttttctttttcttttattcatttttctttttgtaaggCGGTCTGAATGCTAAATGTTTTGTTCTCCTTTTACATTAAATGTTTCCAGGTCTTCATTCATGTTGGCCAAGTTCACGTGATCAGTATAGCCGATCGTCCATCAAGTATCACTCCTTTACCGTCAGGCCAGCCTTCACTGATGGACGCTGTTCATATTGTCCGTTCCATGCCGCACTTGACCATAGCACCCTCTCCTATCCAAGAGCCAATTCGACAACGCATTGACAAGTAAGTTTTAACTTCAAACTTTAATAAAGGCCGTTCAGTGTTTGAAGGTAacgcttttcattttcaatttttcaggTGCGTCTCACAGATCGATTCCAGTCTTCACCGTTGTAATGTCTTCGTCCCTGCTGGTGTCGCCGCTTTATTACAGTCTTATCCAGCATTGATAGCGCCAGCGATCCACGCATTCTGCCAGCGCGATGCTTCCCAACTGCAGGTACTGGAAAAGCACCCCGTCCGTTTAAAATGCCTCTGGCTATCAAGGCGTATTAGTTTCACCTTTTtaatatatcttttttttatttttgccgtCTGTTCTATCCAAATAGGTTATTCGTGCGATGCGTTTCTTTCCGCCAGAAACCAGAGTATGGACTTCAGTGACATTCACAAAATGTCTGTACGCCATGCTGGTTCACCGAAACTACCAACCAGATCATAGGACTGGTTGGACGTTACCACCTAATGGCGATCCCAAACGAACGGGGTCCGAACTTGGCATGAAACTCGTAtgtcattttaaaattagtgTTCCGCAAACATTCTGCTAAaaccttgtttttatttttctaggCCGTGGGATTCGAATTATTAGCAAACGAGGAATCCCTCCACCAACAAGGAGGTGACTATTCTTTGGAAATGGATTCCCGTTGGATACGTTTCTTTAATACCCTTAAAGAAAAGGGTTTTTTTCAAGTAAGTTATTTGCGAAACTTGAAAGCACTAATATTTAATATAAAATGAATTTGGTCTGGTTTTGTAGGATTTCCTAGAAAGTTCACAACCGTACAATGAGCTTTTAGAAAAAGCCCGAGAATTTTATATGAACAGCGTAGGTGTGGAAGGCCCAGCGAAAAAACCTGTTATACTACGATTGATGCAATCCGTTTTTGCCGATGctgagaaattcaaaaaagaagaaactcaTTTACCTGCGGATGACGGTAAGCGTTTCACGCATTACAATTTGATAGACGCGATTAACTCAACATTATTTTCATTGTGCAAAACAGATGATTCCTGGTTGTCTGTTGATCCTGCTACCCTTGATGAAATCCTTGGCGATAAATTCGGTCTGTTAGGAGTTGATGATGACGAGGCCAAGGCCGAAATTTTGCCTAAACTTGAAACCTTCCTCCATCGGAAGTCAGACTATGAAGGTCTTACGCCGTCCAACGGCAGGAAGAAATCCAGAAAGCTTTCGCACCTCGCCCCGCCCAGCGCCTCAAGGAAGACGTCAACGCACTCCAACACTTCAGACATGTCCCAACTCTCTAATCACGTCGGATTTGATCCAGATTCTTTCGCATCTGCAATGCAGGGGATTCTCGGTACAAAGATTTTTGCTATCACTTCGGATCAGAACTTAATAATGAatgatatttaatttttgttcaCCAGATTTCGCTTTACCGGAAGACAATTGGGACTTGGAATCAAATTCTTCTTGTTTGAGCAGCtacagtgaagaagaagagggtgAAGAGTTAGTCGATAAAGAGATGAACAATTATATGCAAACAATGGATCAAGAGTTGTTAAGCACAGATGTCCTTCGTACCTCTGTGGACAACCCTACCCGCAAGgtaaatttttccaaaattccaTGCCTAAACACCTTAATtatcaaaccattttttttatcgctcTCCAGGAGTCAGTCATGAGTGAAGGTTGTGAGAGTTTTAGCGACGTTGAAAATTTTCAACCCGTAAAAATAGACTCGGCTGCACTTGAATCCCTTTTGGCTTCCTATACAATGCAGCGTGGCGGGCCTGGTCCAGCATCTATTTTGTTGAATCAGTTAAATCTTCCTAGGAGCCAAATCTCGGCAAGTAAAAAGCAGACCGACTGAGATGTGTGgctcttgttttttctcctcccGATTTcttccatctttctttctccaaTGTAATTATTCTTGATGTCTCTTCATCTGCTATATGTCCTCTTATCCATACGATTGGGTGATTTGAGGTTTAATTTATTATTACGATTCGTATTCAACctttgataatttttttttccttcctaaATCTCGGTCCCTCAACTTTTCGAATCTGACACATTTCTCAAAGCCAGTCGCTGCTATCCCTCTGTGATACACAACGCGGTGGAGGTGGTTTGTATAacgggactttttttttcatttccagcTCCATTCCTAATACATTTCGGATTTATGTATTCGCCTCTTGTGTGTTCTTCTATATCATTTAGCGTAATTGCTGCTATTTCAAAAGATACACCAGGATTCACACTGCATACCTCTCGTAAATTAAGTCGATAACAAACGAAATGACTCCGTGGGGTCATTACCTGAGCAGACGCGAGGCACGGGCTGTCCCTAGACCTTGTTCcatatagaagaaaaaaaatttagccatTTCGATGTTGGACATAATTAGCATTTAGACTCACAAAACATAAGCTCTTTAGGTTCGCAACTCAACGTGTTATTTCCAGTCATGTTTGAAACCATTAAAGCTACCAAAGAAATCAGGGGTCACAATTGCGACAACTATAAGAACGAAAGCTATAAGacctattaaaaaatacatcTTATTTTCGTGAACAGCACtccattctgcatcgaaatcatgtgttttaagcaaaatttaaaatttggccaaaaatgaaaaagtaagaaggctatagccttcgcactttttcaattttcgtcaaattctagatttacttaaaaatacattattcccatttgaaattgatcgctgatcatgaaaatcgggtaaatttttatattaggcttatactttttgaataaatcgtaaaaaacagaagcccggcttattttgtcgggcttaaaattttttgctattaaaaaataatatcattagaTCTAGATAACTAAATATGATTCttgttcaaaatttaacaaggaacacgaaaatgaaatttgtttttacctagagtttatggtttttgaataatcaaagacgTTTGATGTGTcccgctagcgctgtagcgtactggcgcgctagtaaagGATTTCGATTCGGGCCTacttttatggcaatccgttttacatgaagaaaaaaaaaatggcggaaaaaaaaatcgcacttttttctttttttccgacacgtagccatctaccgctcagactcgttattactggcgtaggcaatttcagtccattggatgccattcgcagttagttcagtagcgtggatggagagaataacgcgtggctggaggaacaattgaaaaatggttaagataatacaacaaaaggatggtaagtataaacatattatattggttttcaattattaattattgtttattagatcaaattatgaagctgcaggcccaattattggaacaacacaaaatattagataacagcaaagctaaggatggtaaggcctaatacataatgattctatttatttgcttttattcatttgtgttctgtagctcacattttgagtctacaagctgagctaggggaaaagaacaaattggaacggaacagtttccaaacagtgaaggaggtttttccaaactcatccctaactgaacatgaggatgaattggcattaggcgaacacagtcaggtacctaaacatttcaaataagaatacaaaataagtatagaattttaacaaacaattatttattgtttagttattcagtccaccacctgacagtgtgttatagttaaattctgttagtgctgcactaaaagaattgttagtaataagtccatgcagcgaaggaagtgaacaattgtgggactgtatttgggctgaaaatgggtgtggtacggaaacccagaaatagcacgagttcaacataaaacatgaattaggtacttttcggttttttgtctatcgaaaaagtatttttaatgctatttttttgcattcacagatttttagtgggggatcaagtcaaggctggaagtgttacaggatggaagagtgagcctacagttgaaaaacactgaaagtgcattaccattaaggtatgaggtaaagtaatagagtatgcaaattgtctaatgagaagtaccatcttgtgtgaatgaatcctgtgtaacagcaatcctttatagttctgtcacagctagaagcctcaaataattctgcttctcttgctaaagaacaacttgtcctttacattcagagtgttggtgaagctgggtacttaaatcgccctaaagatgtttcgtttcgttggcattgcagcgatgaacatcatacatggactttttaggtatgaaaggaattttcttgaaaatttcgaatttatgacaaagcatttctcctgctttttgctaaccatgtctaatctaaaaaaaaaatttatccaataggaaaggatttttaacatactgggaacacaactatcaacaatgcaacattctaggggtgctattttatcattcaagagccttatacaatgattttcatctgcaatttgtatggcctttcccaagcttctgctagaagttgaatctataagtcatgtaagtcacatgagcaacaattgagatgcttaatggtgttgtttttcttttcttagcataggttaatagtaacattggatctgaaaagattcttggttggtgcaagacactgaataaattgtaaagattgaatggatgacatgacatttctatacttaatttggattcccgagacggtattttatatttaaaaaattgaagtgcatatctgggctcccttcctttccgtagccccgtttccccttgactcgtaataagcccgtagggggtcatgcccctactgtacggtatatataaaaacaacatataccgaggtttggagggctctggccggaaaggggacgtggggtgctgcttagtccgatgatgtgttcacggagggctctgtggctgcccacaaatccgaactaaaggttaatcgctcctgtaaaaatgttccaaatcttcagctcttcttccggcttctcttagccaatcaccgggtaatctccccggtgggtcaacaaggcagtgtctccccctgcctgggttgacggcaacttttgaaagggctattgtgcctttttaaagtaaaaataattgtagtgtgcagagaattgtcaataaatttttttttataaaatttttttgcaaaattcgtttctttcattttctgtgttagctgtgttcacacattatatttatcaacttttttttttttttttgctttgctttatttgtgtttgtcacctttgatggtaagcattgtttccattggtttatcgtttatgtgtaagtattcaattattatttattacactctttgaattcttcaacttggATTCAatgaacaacgtgtaatatctggGTATTTTTTGGagttatttttgtattttgttttactcgtatgggaaccgatccccagacattcagcgtgcaacaccgatgctctaacattgagccacgagatatatctaaatattttattatcgcatatcatatgttatcgtctaggatgtttatgcagtctttcacaactatatgtttatctttcttttgctttcataacgttcatagctctgtcgtagagcctttagctgcgatacctgttacactgggttcaaacctcagtagatgtgtataAATGAAGTAGattaaatgtagaagagtatattgcagaattgcatttcagttttattctcagtgtaaatgcaagtccacaagtgactagaaaaaagccaacttgacatcatatgattcatggctcattggtagagcatcagcgcggtatgccgaacatccagggttcgatccctggataataatagaatgcttacagataaacgataaaccaatggaaacaatgcttaccatcaaaggtgacaaacacaaataaagcaaagcaaaaaaaaaaaaaagttgataaatataatgtgtgaacacagctaacacagaaaatgaaagaaacgaattttgcaaaaaaattttataaaaaaaaatttattgacaattctctgcacactacaattatttttgcaactttaaaaaggcacaatagccctttcaaaagttgccgtcaacccaggcagggggagacactgccttgttgacccaccggggagattacccggtgattggctaagagaagccggaagaagagctgaagatttggaacatttttacaggagcgattaacctttagttcggatttgtgggcagccacagagccctccgtgaacacatcatcggactaagcagcaccccacgtcccctttccggccagagccctccaaacctcggtatatgttgtttttatatataccgtacagtaggggcatgaccccctacgggcttattacgagtcaaggggaaacggggctacggaaaggaagggagcccagatatgcacttcaattttttaaatataaaataccgtctcgggaatccaaattaagtatagaaatgtcatgtcatccattcaatctttacaatttattcagtgtcttgcaccaaccaagaatcttttcagatccaatgttactattaacctatgctaagaaaagaaaaacaacaccattaagcatctcaattgttgctcatgtgacttacatgacttatagattcaacttctagcagaagcttgggaaaggccatacaaattgcagatgaaaatcattgtataaggctcttgaatgataaaatagcacccctagaatgttgcattgttgatagttgtgttcccagtatgttaaaaatcctttcctattggataaattttttttttagattagacatggttagcaaaaagcaggagaaatgctttgtcataaattcgaaattttcaagaaaattcctttcatacctaaaaagtccatgtatgatgttcatcgctgcaatgccaacgaaacgaaacatctttagggcgatttaagtacccagcttcaccaacactctgaatgtaaaggacaagttgttctttagcaagagaagcagaattatttgaggcttctagctgtgacagaactataaaggattgctgttacacaggattcattcacacaagatggtacttctcattagacaatttgcatactctattactttacctcataccttaatggtaatgcactttcagtgtttttcaactgtaggctcactcttccatcctgtaacacttccagccttgacttgatcccccactaaaaatctgtgaatgcaaaaaaatagcattaaaaatactttttcgatagacaaaaaaccgaaaagtacctaattcatgttttatgttgaactcgtgctatttctgggtttccgtaccacacccattttcagcccaaatacagtcccacaattgttcacttccttcgctgcatggacttattactaacaattcttttagtgcagcactaacagaatttaactataacacactgtcaggtggtggactgaataactaaacaataaataattgtttgttaaaattctatacttattttgtattcttatttgaaatgtttaggtacctgactgtgttcgc
The window above is part of the Daphnia carinata strain CSIRO-1 chromosome 7, CSIRO_AGI_Dcar_HiC_V3, whole genome shotgun sequence genome. Proteins encoded here:
- the LOC130703454 gene encoding protein ecdysoneless-like — protein: MAQTSSHVDSEDTVEYWLFPNISEDGDQLQELEAFRTRCFTFIQDQSQNYIWHEDSINLKVVTKRTAGDNPPHLYGKTRYGCNVEDEWFIVHLLRSFSVTENDVVIRIVDSDGEFLLVEAADSLPRWANPETCINRVFIHVGQVHVISIADRPSSITPLPSGQPSLMDAVHIVRSMPHLTIAPSPIQEPIRQRIDKCVSQIDSSLHRCNVFVPAGVAALLQSYPALIAPAIHAFCQRDASQLQVIRAMRFFPPETRVWTSVTFTKCLYAMLVHRNYQPDHRTGWTLPPNGDPKRTGSELGMKLAVGFELLANEESLHQQGGDYSLEMDSRWIRFFNTLKEKGFFQDFLESSQPYNELLEKAREFYMNSVGVEGPAKKPVILRLMQSVFADAEKFKKEETHLPADDDDSWLSVDPATLDEILGDKFGLLGVDDDEAKAEILPKLETFLHRKSDYEGLTPSNGRKKSRKLSHLAPPSASRKTSTHSNTSDMSQLSNHVGFDPDSFASAMQGILDFALPEDNWDLESNSSCLSSYSEEEEGEELVDKEMNNYMQTMDQELLSTDVLRTSVDNPTRKESVMSEGCESFSDVENFQPVKIDSAALESLLASYTMQRGGPGPASILLNQLNLPRSQISASKKQTD